CTCAGTAACTGCTACTGATAATTGTTCTGCTTCACCTACCATTACACAATCTCCAGCCTCTGGAGCAACACTTGGTTTAGGTACGACTACAATTACTCTGACTGCTACAGATGGATCAGGTAATACAGCAACCTGTACAGTGAACCAAACCGTTGTTGACAATACAGCTCCTACAATCACTGTTTGTGCTTCTACACCTTCTAACATTTCGGCTAACGGATCTTGTCAGGGTACTGCTCCGGATTTAACTGGCTCAGTGACTGCGACCGATAATTGTACAGCTTCGCCTACCATTACACAATCTCCAGCCTCTGGAGCAACACTTGGTTTAGGTACGACTACAATTACTCTGACAGCTACGGATGGGTCAGGTAACACTGCAACCTGTACAGTAAACCAAACCGTAGTTGACAATACAGCTCCTACGATTACTGTATGTGCATCTACACCTTCTAACATTTCGGCTAACGGGTCTTGTCAGGGTACTGCTCCGGATTTAACTGGCTCAGTAACTGCTACTGATAATTGTACAGCTTCGCCTACCATTACACAATCTCCAGCCTCTGGAGCAACACTTGGTTTAGGTACTACTACAATTACTCTGACAGCTACGGATGGGTCAGGTAACACTGCAACCTGTACAGTAAACCAAACCGTAGTTGACAATACAGCTCCTACAATCACTGTTTGTGCATCTACACCTTCTAACATTTCGGCTAACGGGTCTTGTCAGGGTACTGCTCCAGATTTAACTGGCTCAGTGACTGCGACCGATAATTGTACAGCTTCGCCTACCATTACACAATCTCCAGCTTCTGGGGCAACACTTGGTTTAGGTACGACTACAATTACTCTGACTGCTACAGATGGATCAGGTAACACTGCAACCTGTACAGTAAACCAAACCGTAGTTGACAATACAGCTCCTACGATTACGGTGTGTGCTTCTACTCCTTCAAACATTTCGGCTAACGGATCTTGTCAGGGTTCTGCTCCGGATTTAACTGGCTCAGTGACTGCGACCGATAATTGTACAGCTTCACCTACCATTACGCAATCTCCAGCTTCTGGGGCAACACTTGGTTTAGGTACGACTACAATTACTCTGACTGCTACAGATGGATCAGGTAATACAGCAACTTGTACAGTAAACCAAACCGTTGTTGACAATACAGCACCTACCATTACGGTTTGTGCTTCTACTCCTTCTAACATTTCAGCTAACGGATCTTGTCAGGGTACTGCACCGGATTTAACTGGCTCAGTGACTGCGACCGATAATTGTACCGGGTCACCTACCATTACACAATCTCCAACTTCTGGAGCAACTCTTGGTTTAGGTACTACTACGATTACTTTAACGGCTACAGATGGATCGGGTAATACGGCAACTTGTACGGTTAACCAAACCGTTGTTGACAATACGGCACCTACGATTACTATTTGTGCTTCTACACCAAGTAACCTAATTGGAAATAGTTCAGATCAAGCACCTGCTCCGGATTTAACCGGTTCAGTAACCGCTACTGATAATTGTACTGGTTCACCTACCATTACACAATCTCCAACTTCTGGAGCTACGCTTGGCTTAGGTACAACGACAATTACTTTAACAGCTACAGATGGATCGGGTAATACAGCAACCTGTACCGTAAACCAAACTGTAGTGAGTGGATATAGTGCAACAATTTCTGCACAAACAAACGTTTCTTGTAATGGTTTAGCTGATGGTTCTGCAACGGCTGCTCCGTCTGGAGGAACAACGCCATATACATATGCATGGAGTAATGGTGCCAATACAGCCACTACAACGGGACTTGCAGCTGGAACTTATACCGTAACAATTACTGAAGGAGGTACCAATACTGCAACGACCACTGTGACCATAACACAGCCTAATGCTTTAGTTGCAACAATAAGCATCGATTCAAATGTATCTTGTAATGGATTTAGCAATGGTGGAGCTACAGCTTCTGCTACGGGTGGAACTCCAACATATTCTTATGCATGGAACAACGCTGCAACTAATGCTTCTATTACCGGAGTGGTTGCAGATGCATATACCGTAACAATTACGGATGCGAACGGATGTACTGCTACAAATAGCAATACTATTACCGAACCTGCAGTTTTAGTGGCTTCAGTAGTCATCGACTCAAATGCTTCTTGTAACGGATATTCTGATGGTGGGGCTACGGCTTCTGCTACGGGTGGTACCTCTGCATATAGCTATGCCTGGTCTAATGCCGCTACTAATGCTTCAATTACCGGAGTAGTTGCTGGCACTTATACCGTAACTATTACGGATGCAAATGGATGTACCGCAACGAATAGTAATGCTGTTACTGAACCTGCAGCTTTAGTAGCTGCTACGGTTGTAGATTCCAACGCTTCTTGTAATGGATATTCAAATGGTGGAGCTACAGCTTCCGCAACAGGTGGTACCACAGCCTATAACTATTTATGGTCTAATGCTGCAACAAATGCTTCAATTACTGGAGTAGTTGCTGGTACTTATACTGTTACCATTACGGATGCAAACGGTTGTACATCAACAAGCTCATCAACCGTTACTGAACCTGCTGCTCTTGTGGCTGCCGTAGTTATTGATTCAAATGTAACCTGTAATGGTTTCTCTAATGGAGGCGCAACGTCTTCTGCTACTGGTGGTACAATGCCTTACAGCTACTTCTGGAACAACACATCTACAAATGCTTCAATCACTGGAGTTACCGCAGCGACATATACGATCACAATCACTGATGCCAAAGGGTGTACGGCTTCCAGTAATGGTACCATTACTGAACCAACTATCCTTATTGCTGCTACAGTTGTAGATTCTAATATTTCATGTAACGGCTATTCTGATGGAGGGGCGACTGCATCCGCTACGGGTGGCACAGGAGCTTACTCTTATGCATGGAACAATGGAGCGACCAACGCTTCTATTACTGGTGTGGTTGCGGGTACTTATACAGTAACTATCACCGATGCAAACGGTTGTACATCAACAAGCGCTGTTAGTATTACTGAACCTGCTGCTCTTGTGGCTGCAACAATTGTGGATTCTAACATTTCTTGTAATGGTCTTGCAGACGGTGGGGCTTCAGCATCTGCAACTGGTGGAACAATGCCTTATTCTTATGCATGGTCAAATGGTGCTAATGTGGCTTCAATTTCATCTCTTGCTGCTGGTACGTATACTATAACTGTAACCGATGCGAATGGATGTACTGCTACAAGTGCATCTACAGTTACCGAGCCTGCTGCTCTGGTAGCAGCATCAGTTGTTGATTCTAATGTATCATGTAACGGATTCGCTGATGGTGGAGCTACGGCTTCAGCTGCTGGCGGAACAATGCCTTATTCTTATGCGTGGTCAAATGGTGCTACCACAGCTTCAATTACTGGAGTTGTAGCTGGTACTTATACGGTAACTATTACGGATGCAAATGGATGTATGGACATCACTTTATCCACTGTAACTGAGCCAACTTTGTTGGTTGCCGGAACAGTAGTTGATTCTAATGTGACTTGTCACTCCGGAACAAATGGTGGTGTAACTGCCTCTGCTACGGGTGGAACCGGTGCATATTCTTACGCTTGGAGCAATGGCGCAACTACCGCTTCAATTACTGGTGTTGCTGCCGGAAACTATACCGTAACTGTAACGGATGCGAATGGATGTACTTCTTCTGCATCTACTCCGGTGACTCAACCTACAGCACTTATCGCTGCAACTGTAGTGGATTCAAATATTACTTGTAACGGTCTTTCAGACGGTGGCGCAACAGCTTCTGCTACAGGAGGTACTGGTGCATATTCTTATATGTGGAATAACGCTGCTACTACAGCATCCATTACTGGTGTGATCGCAGGAACTTATTCTGTAACTGTTACAGATGCAAATGGGTGTACCGATTCTACTTCTGTCATCATCACTGAACCTGCTGCTCTTGTCGCTAGTACAGTTGTCGATAATAATGTTTCTTGTAATGGTCTTGCAGACGGTGCGGCTACAGCTTCTGCTACTGGTGGTACTGGGGCTTATACATATACCTGGTCAACCGGTGCTACTACAGCAACTGTAACTGGTCTCGCTGCTGGTACTTATTCTGTCACTATCGTTGATGCTAACGGTTGTTCTGCAAATACTTCAATTACCATTACAGAGCCTGCAGCTCTTGTCGTTACTACAACCGTAGTTTCTAATGTATCTTGTAATGGCGTTTGTGATGGAGAAATCTCTGCCAATATCACCGGTGGATCTGCTCCATATTCATATATCTGGTCAAATGGTTCTACGGTTAATCCAATCACTAATTTATGTGCAGGTACTTATACCGTAACTGTAACAGATGCCAACGGTTGTACTGCAACAAGCACTGCTATCGTTACGGAGCCACCTGTATTAACAGTTACTACTACTTTAGATGCAAACGTTTCTTGTAATGGTCTTGCAGACGGTGCAGCTACGGCTATCGCTACCGGTGGTACTCCTTCTCATACTTTCTTATGGAATACCGGAGCGGCTACTGCTTCTGTGACTGGCCTTGCTGCTGGTACTTATACCGTAACTGTAACTGACAATAATGGTTGTACGGCTACTGCTGCACTTGTCATCACTGAACCTGCGCTTTTAGTCGCTTCTACCGTGGTAGATTCTAATGTTACTTGTTTCGGTGGAGCTGATGGTGGTTTAACTGCTTCTGCTACGGGTGGTACTACTGCTTATGTTTACGCATGGAACACTGGTGCTGCTTCTGCATCTATTACCGGACTCATGGCTGGGACGTATACCGTGACTATAACTGATGCAAATGGGTGTACAGATACCAGCTCTGCTATGGTCACTGAACCACCTCTTCTATCTGTTGATTTAGGTAACGATACTTCTGTTTGTTTTGGTGGATCATTAACTCTTGATCCTGGAGCTGGGTTTGCTTCTTACTTATGGCAAGACAACTCTACGAATCAAACTTATAATGTGGATACCTCTACTCCTGGTGTGGCAGATTACTCTGTTACTGTTACAAATAATAACGGTTGTATTGGATTCGATACCATTAATGTAACCGTATTCCAGGCTACTGGGGTCGCTATATCTGGTGCAAATGATCTTTGTGCTTATGAAATCGATACTCTAATCGCTTCTTCCGGATTTGTATCTTACATCTGGAATACCAGTGCAACGACTTCGCAAATCATCGTAGATGCGAATAGTTTGTCTCCTGGTTCACAGAATTATTCTGTAACTGCTACGGATAGCAATGGTTGTGTATCTGATGATGCTGTTTCATTCAATGTTCATAATCCTGTGGTAGTGGACTTAGGTCCGGATACTTCTATCGTTTGGGTTGATGGTGGAAATAACACTTATACATTAGATGCTGGTGCGGGTTTCAACTCTTACTTATGGAGTGATTTAACCACAAACCAAACGCTTGATGTGACATTAGCTAACATGGGAACTATTTCTGTTGTAGTCACTGATGGAAACGGATGTTACGGAGCGGATACTGTTTTTGTAGATTTCATCTTAGATGTTCCTACACTTGACAAAGCCTCTGTAAACATTTATCCGAATCCAGCTGCTGATTATTTAAACATTGACATGAAAGGTTTCAATGGTCAGGAAGTTCAGGTAATCATCACCGATATGGGTGGAAAACATGTGATCAACAACATCTTAAAAGTAAATGGAAATCAAACTTCTACTTTAGATGTTTCAAATCTTCCTACGGGTACTTATTTCATCCAAATCCAGGCTGAAAACCAAAAAGTGGTAAAACACATCGTAATCAGATAGATTTAAATTTTAAATATCTTCATAAAAAGGCGGCCTTTGGGTCGCCTTTTTTATTTCCCAACAACAACTTGCAAAACACTAATAACAAACTATTTAAAAATCAAAATGATTTTATTTATGTACTTCTCCACATTAAATAGTAATAAATCGTTTTAATTTGTAGTCGCTATACAACATACGTAATTACGAAATCTCCACACAATCACGTAGTTTATGAATACTAGAAATCTTATTGTATTTGTTTTTACCTTTTTCTTTATTACAAATACATATTCCCAGGAAACCACATTCAGCTTATCAGACATAGAAGATTCCATCCTACTGGAAAAATTTGATGTCGCTCAAAAAATGATTCAGGGTAATGACACCTCTGAATACATGCAGGTGCTAAATAGAATCAGTAAACAAAACGCATCTAATTTAGACTACGTTAAGTATATCGCCAAGATGCAAAACAAGGTCAACAGCAACTTTGACGGAATTGTCGCTTTTATTGATCGTAATGTTACGGTTCCACAAAATGATTCTGTGGACTATAATTATGTGAAGTTAATTTGGGTAAAGCTCACTACGTTGACAAACACCAACAAGTTAGAACAAGCAAATACAGAACACCAAAAACTAGAACAATACATTGCACAATTTGATCCGAATCAAAGAAATACAAAACGTGCGCAAATTCTAGCAAGTACTTACCCGATTACTCTGTATATCATTCAAGAAAACATCGAAGAGGGCAAAAAACTGTGCCTGGAAAATCAAAAAACAGCAACCGAGATTAAGGATACCAACCTAATCATCAACTCCCTGTATTATCTGAGCGAATTTTTGATCTTCGAAAGAAATCTGGATGAATATATCCGAGTAAGCGAATATGCCTACGAACTAGATCAATTGCAATATGAAAAAAGTGCTTTTTATATTGGTAACATGATGCATTTGGCGGATGCCTATATCTTTAAAGGAGTTTCGGGGTCTAAAATATTACCACTACTAAATGAACTTTATCAGATACCAAATAGCCGTTTAGGAACTTATTCCTATTTCATTAAATATCTGGGAACAATAGAAATTCCTTCACCAGAAAGTGATTCTATCTTTAATGCTTTCCAAAGTGAAAACCTCATTCAATTTTGTGAGCATGCGGCTCAACAATCAGAAGGTAAACTGGACAATGTAGAGTTTTATCATTTATTGAATGAAATCTCTAACACACTCGCTAGATTTGGCCATTATCAAGCTGCATTGGATTTCAAAGACCAGTGTATTTACATCACCAAACAGAATTACTCTCAGGATTTATCGAAGTCATTGGCACAATATGAGACCAATCTCTTAAAACAAAAACAGGAACTGGAATTAGAAAACGAAAAACAAAAAACAGAAATGTATTTTGTGATCACACTTCTGGTTGGAGTTTTATTTGCTATCGCCATCATTGCTATTGTTATGATGCGCAAAAAGGAACGTCTGCTCAAAACTAAAAACGAAGAAATCACCAGACAAAGAGACGATATTCAAAAGAAAGAAGAAGAAAAAGCCACTCTTCTTAAAGAAATTCACCATCGGGTTAAAAATAACTTCCAGGTCATTTCTAGTCTATTGGAACTTCAATCCTCAGGAATCGAGGACAAAAAAGCCTTAGAATTGGCACAGGAAGGAAAAAACAGAATTAACTCTATGGCGTTGATTCACAAAAAACTATATGAAAACGATGATCTCATCATGTTCTTTGATGAGTATCTGGTGAAACTCGTGAATGATCTAACTGAGATGTATGGCAAAAAAGATCAACTCAAAATTCAAACCGATATCCCGCATATTGCTTTCGACATTGATACCGCTATCCCTCTTGGACTTATTGTAAATGAGCTGGTCACTAATGCATTAAAATACGGAACCGGAAATAACACACCCGAATTATCCGTATCCATTGAAAAAGATCAAAACGAAACATATACTTTACATGTTCAGGATAATGGTGCTGGAATTCCGGATCATTTAAACATCAAACAATTAAGAAGTTTAGGTTTGCAATTGGTTCAGGGTCTATCCAAACAACTTCAGGGAAGTTTTGAGTTTATCAATCAAAATGGCGCACACTT
This genomic interval from bacterium SCSIO 12643 contains the following:
- a CDS encoding HYR domain-containing protein — protein: MQTTSQNSTKQLINYFIVSLIILFSSLVSYGQTTFNFEGAGETKTSYSVGTVNISGISWELEHALIGTTSGFDRFNGARSLRIRHRTTPPAGRAEMQSDIAGGIGTISLVYAQYTADPNPPVIQVQYSTNGGTSWTQAGTNIVTSGVNTLTAWSAAINTTTATRVRFITISGDNSRRANIDDITFSVPVVATPPSVSITANNSVSCPGGSDGSLTATITGGTANFDYVWSNASSTTNTSSTTNTISSLAATTYTVTITDNNGSTATASATVSTAADNTAPTITVCASTPANISANGSCQGTAPNLTGSVTATDNCTASPTITQSPASGATLGLGTTTITLTATDGSGNTATCTVNQTVVDNTAPTITVCASTPSNISANGSCQGTAPNLTGSVTATDNCTASPTITQSPASGATLGLGTTTITLTATDGSGNTATCTVNQTVVDNTAPTITVCASTPSNISANGSCQGTAPNLTGSVTATDNCTASPTITQSPASGATLGLGTTTITLTATDGSGNTATCTVNQTVVDNTAPTITVCASTPSNISANGSCQGTAPDLTGSVTATDNCSASPTITQSPASGATLGLGTTTITLTATDGSGNTATCTVNQTVVDNTAPTITVCASTPSNISANGSCQGTAPDLTGSVTATDNCTASPTITQSPASGATLGLGTTTITLTATDGSGNTATCTVNQTVVDNTAPTITVCASTPSNISANGSCQGTAPDLTGSVTATDNCTASPTITQSPASGATLGLGTTTITLTATDGSGNTATCTVNQTVVDNTAPTITVCASTPSNISANGSCQGTAPDLTGSVTATDNCTASPTITQSPASGATLGLGTTTITLTATDGSGNTATCTVNQTVVDNTAPTITVCASTPSNISANGSCQGSAPDLTGSVTATDNCTASPTITQSPASGATLGLGTTTITLTATDGSGNTATCTVNQTVVDNTAPTITVCASTPSNISANGSCQGTAPDLTGSVTATDNCTGSPTITQSPTSGATLGLGTTTITLTATDGSGNTATCTVNQTVVDNTAPTITICASTPSNLIGNSSDQAPAPDLTGSVTATDNCTGSPTITQSPTSGATLGLGTTTITLTATDGSGNTATCTVNQTVVSGYSATISAQTNVSCNGLADGSATAAPSGGTTPYTYAWSNGANTATTTGLAAGTYTVTITEGGTNTATTTVTITQPNALVATISIDSNVSCNGFSNGGATASATGGTPTYSYAWNNAATNASITGVVADAYTVTITDANGCTATNSNTITEPAVLVASVVIDSNASCNGYSDGGATASATGGTSAYSYAWSNAATNASITGVVAGTYTVTITDANGCTATNSNAVTEPAALVAATVVDSNASCNGYSNGGATASATGGTTAYNYLWSNAATNASITGVVAGTYTVTITDANGCTSTSSSTVTEPAALVAAVVIDSNVTCNGFSNGGATSSATGGTMPYSYFWNNTSTNASITGVTAATYTITITDAKGCTASSNGTITEPTILIAATVVDSNISCNGYSDGGATASATGGTGAYSYAWNNGATNASITGVVAGTYTVTITDANGCTSTSAVSITEPAALVAATIVDSNISCNGLADGGASASATGGTMPYSYAWSNGANVASISSLAAGTYTITVTDANGCTATSASTVTEPAALVAASVVDSNVSCNGFADGGATASAAGGTMPYSYAWSNGATTASITGVVAGTYTVTITDANGCMDITLSTVTEPTLLVAGTVVDSNVTCHSGTNGGVTASATGGTGAYSYAWSNGATTASITGVAAGNYTVTVTDANGCTSSASTPVTQPTALIAATVVDSNITCNGLSDGGATASATGGTGAYSYMWNNAATTASITGVIAGTYSVTVTDANGCTDSTSVIITEPAALVASTVVDNNVSCNGLADGAATASATGGTGAYTYTWSTGATTATVTGLAAGTYSVTIVDANGCSANTSITITEPAALVVTTTVVSNVSCNGVCDGEISANITGGSAPYSYIWSNGSTVNPITNLCAGTYTVTVTDANGCTATSTAIVTEPPVLTVTTTLDANVSCNGLADGAATAIATGGTPSHTFLWNTGAATASVTGLAAGTYTVTVTDNNGCTATAALVITEPALLVASTVVDSNVTCFGGADGGLTASATGGTTAYVYAWNTGAASASITGLMAGTYTVTITDANGCTDTSSAMVTEPPLLSVDLGNDTSVCFGGSLTLDPGAGFASYLWQDNSTNQTYNVDTSTPGVADYSVTVTNNNGCIGFDTINVTVFQATGVAISGANDLCAYEIDTLIASSGFVSYIWNTSATTSQIIVDANSLSPGSQNYSVTATDSNGCVSDDAVSFNVHNPVVVDLGPDTSIVWVDGGNNTYTLDAGAGFNSYLWSDLTTNQTLDVTLANMGTISVVVTDGNGCYGADTVFVDFILDVPTLDKASVNIYPNPAADYLNIDMKGFNGQEVQVIITDMGGKHVINNILKVNGNQTSTLDVSNLPTGTYFIQIQAENQKVVKHIVIR
- a CDS encoding sensor histidine kinase — protein: MNTRNLIVFVFTFFFITNTYSQETTFSLSDIEDSILLEKFDVAQKMIQGNDTSEYMQVLNRISKQNASNLDYVKYIAKMQNKVNSNFDGIVAFIDRNVTVPQNDSVDYNYVKLIWVKLTTLTNTNKLEQANTEHQKLEQYIAQFDPNQRNTKRAQILASTYPITLYIIQENIEEGKKLCLENQKTATEIKDTNLIINSLYYLSEFLIFERNLDEYIRVSEYAYELDQLQYEKSAFYIGNMMHLADAYIFKGVSGSKILPLLNELYQIPNSRLGTYSYFIKYLGTIEIPSPESDSIFNAFQSENLIQFCEHAAQQSEGKLDNVEFYHLLNEISNTLARFGHYQAALDFKDQCIYITKQNYSQDLSKSLAQYETNLLKQKQELELENEKQKTEMYFVITLLVGVLFAIAIIAIVMMRKKERLLKTKNEEITRQRDDIQKKEEEKATLLKEIHHRVKNNFQVISSLLELQSSGIEDKKALELAQEGKNRINSMALIHKKLYENDDLIMFFDEYLVKLVNDLTEMYGKKDQLKIQTDIPHIAFDIDTAIPLGLIVNELVTNALKYGTGNNTPELSVSIEKDQNETYTLHVQDNGAGIPDHLNIKQLRSLGLQLVQGLSKQLQGSFEFINQNGAHFIVTFKDTYTRSLTD